The sequence below is a genomic window from Candidatus Neomarinimicrobiota bacterium.
TTTTTAGTTTTATTGGAGCTAAACCACATACAGATTTTTTAGCAAATGTTGTGGAACGAAATGAAGCGGGGTTTATTCTGACCGGACAAGATTTAATCCGAAATGGTCGCCGGCCAAAAAACTGGCATCTGAAAAGAGACCCATTCTTGCTGGAGACAAGTGTACCAGGAATCTTTGCAGCTGGGGATGTTAGGCAAGGAGCTGTCAGGCGAGTAGCTTCGGCTGTAGGACAAGGCTCAAACGCTGTAAGTTTCGTTCATCAATATTTAAAAACTATTTAAGCTAGTTATTTTCACGTACCTGTATCGTCACACCGTTTTGAGTATAACTCGATTAAATTATAGAGTAAAATCAATTGAAGGCAGTCAAAACCTGCCCTTTACACATAATATATAACATTATCTAATAACCGTATCTTGCTGATATATAATCGTGCTGTCAGGGCAAGCCCTAACCAGCACATCATTTGTAGCGCGTAGGGGAGTCGAACCCCTATTACCGGCGTGAGAGGCCAGCGTCCTAAGCCATTAGACGAACGCGCCGTTTTCGGTCGATAAATTTATCTTACCACCCGTGAAAATGCAAGCGGTTTGTTCCTGAATTAGCTGTAAAATCTGACCGGTTAATTCTATATTAGAGCAGAAGGGCGAAAGGATAGTTAGAGTTAGAATATGAGAAATGAATCGGTATTTCGCAGAAGAATCAAACGTCTCTTGATCTATCTGCTTGCTCCGTTTGCGCTCATGGGGTTGGCTGAGGTCACGCTTCGCTTCGTGGAGTACGGAGAAAAGAGCGAACTCTTCCTCCCTGCGGCGAGAACTGATTCATACCTTGTACAAAACAGTGGTTTTGCGAAGCCCTATTTTCCTTTCAGCGGCGCTGTTCCGGTCACCATCACAAACACTCTGAATACGCCAAAACAATCCGGGAGTCTCCGCATTTTTCTGATAGGTGAGAACTCAATGTCAGGATATCCGTGGGGTCCGAACGGAACCATTTCTGCTTTCTTAAAACAACTGCTTCGGGAAGCGTTTTCTGAGAGAGAGATAGAAATTATCAATTTGTCCATACCGGGAGTGAACTCACACGCAATGCTTGACCTCATAAGAAAATTAGGTCGTTACGATCCGGACGCCGTCATCCTCTATCCCGGGCACAATGAATTTTACGGCGCCCTCGGTCCTGCTTCCGTGGATTACGTCGGTATGAATCGAGGCAGTCTGAAATTATATTTACAATTGCACGAATACCGATTGTTTCAGCTTCTGAAGTCGGTTTACATTTACTTTTCAACCGATGCCGAAGACAGGTTCGAAATGAAGAGCCCGGTAAAGAGAATTGAGATCAAGTCCGGCAGCAGAATTTACAAGCAGGCGGTAGAGAACTTCGAGAGTAACGTCAGAGATATGCTGTTGATAGCGGAATCAGAGGGCTGGACGTTGATAGGGGGAATTCCGGTAAGCAATTTTGCGGGTAAAATTCCGTTCAAATCTTGTGTAGACGGGATTACCGATCTTGATAAATGGAGCAGGGGAATCAAAAAGGGAAAGGCGCTTTTCTACTCCGGAGAGAACAAAAAAGCGCTGCTTTATTTTGATGAGGCGGAAGAAAGATACGGAACGAACGCCGATCTCGATTTCTTGATAGCATCCGCCGCCGGAAGTTCAGGTGACGTCAATAAATCACGTATGTATTATCGCAGAGCGGATGGCGTCCGAGTTGATCGTCCTGTTCGGCGGAATGCGACGTCCGGAACCCGACATGAACGAGATTGATAAATTGATAAATGGAGCTGGTATCACTCCGATAGATGAAGCCATCGCGGAACTGAGAATCACTTCGCTTAGATCCAAATGGCCGTATAAGGAATCGGAGAGGACTGTTCCCTCTTTTAGCAGTCTCAGAAGCGATCATATTGAGAATCTTGCATTGGACGTGGTCGAGAATAGAATCACCTGGACTGAAGCGCACCGGATATATGCCGATTCACTGTTTGATCTCGGATATCAGTATATGGCTGAGAACGACTACAGGGCGTTGACCGTTGCGGGGGTCAGAGACGTTGTCCCGTATCATCGGCTTTCCGAGGTGTTGATCCGTAAGGGGCTCTTCGACGAGGCGTACGAATTGCTGGAAAATTCGCTGAAAATAGAAAAGACGTTTTTCGCTATGAAGTGGATGGGTTCTATTCTTCTCGGAAGCGGTATCGCTGATGATGCTATTGAGCCATTACTTGAAGCTTATTCAATGAACTCTTCCGATGTGGAGACGCTTTATAATTTGGCTGTCGCGTTTATTGAGACTGGAAAATTAGAGGACGCAAAAGAGTCGTTGAAGATGCTGATTCTCCTCTCTCCCGGATATGATGGGAGTCTTGGGTTGATGAGTAGGATAAAGGAGTTGGAAAACGATTAAATAGTTGGAAATTGCTCCGGGCATATTTATATTTTCCCGACGCGCCCGTAGCTCAATTGGATAGAGTGCGTGGCTACGGACCACGAGGTTGGAGGTTCGAGTCCTCCCGGGCGTACTTATAAAGCAAACCCCATTTGTCCTTCTCCCCGAGGGAGGTGGAAGTTTATGCCGAATATATTTCGGGAGAGGGTGTGATCTGAGAAAACGCTGTCATTCTGAGGAGTCCCGTCCCGAAGTTTCGGGATCGGGACGGACGAAGAATCCCGGTCGGAAGAGTCAGATTCTCCAAGATATTGATGGATGACACCCCCCGACTGATGTCAGGCGGGGGGTGTTATCGTATGATTAAGATTGAAAGATAGAATTGATATATTTACCTTAACACTCAATAAGGAGAGGTGGCAGAGCCTGGCTGAATGCGCGCGACTCGAAATCGTGTTTACCGCAAGGTAACGGGGGTTCGAATCCCTCCCTCTCCGCTGAGAGAGAGTGCTGGTTAGGGCTTGCCCTGACAGTACCATGAGAATGTTTTGTGTAGGATTCGCCCCGCCTGCCGTGCTATTATTGGGGCAAATACTGGGCAGACTGCATGATCTTTCCTTTGAAATGACACCGGAATATAAGTATCGAATCGGTCTTTCATACGGCGAAGTAC
It includes:
- a CDS encoding tetratricopeptide repeat protein, producing MNEIDKLINGAGITPIDEAIAELRITSLRSKWPYKESERTVPSFSSLRSDHIENLALDVVENRITWTEAHRIYADSLFDLGYQYMAENDYRALTVAGVRDVVPYHRLSEVLIRKGLFDEAYELLENSLKIEKTFFAMKWMGSILLGSGIADDAIEPLLEAYSMNSSDVETLYNLAVAFIETGKLEDAKESLKMLILLSPGYDGSLGLMSRIKELEND